A region of Rhodamnia argentea isolate NSW1041297 chromosome 9, ASM2092103v1, whole genome shotgun sequence DNA encodes the following proteins:
- the LOC115748526 gene encoding putative recombination initiation defects 3 isoform X2, with the protein MKMKINRACDLSSISVLPPHARRPTTLQAVGQASQLQTQQHSQQSFSQGLSSQHGLFSQFSQTSLDEVLANDLRYSSGERENSKRNIPSLARVNHTREESQMPISRNSTKVIRKWSANSSLDGGSQMTEELERRIGLMEASLSRFGIVVDSVQSDVMQVNKRTKELSLEVESIQQKLMTQDNSLQQMSKGQEDIKASLDGCFKSISEQLVKHKNEDQLQEVFSALSALPGKVEGLMLKLQDQLHNTFTKEMEATRYIPQDQKSAARAVLPVKGTSISAIPQRKAQQLESILKYQSVGFSSAANSAERLQTSLVPKTELGGWTSVKSEKTTFAPNLPTMKHKQKDVLSNRKVRVDEIECRLVIESDEEIDSGFPCLLDERETDRGSSITDEVKVETARILRKARKRKWRSSKTIVIN; encoded by the exons atgaagatgaagatcaacCGAGCCTGCGACCTCAGCTCCATCTCCGTCCTCCCTCCTCACGCCAG GAGACCAACTACTCTACAAGCTGTAGGACAAGCATCACAGCTTCAAACGCAGCAACATTCGCAACAATCATTTTCTCAGGGACTTTCATCTCAGCATGGGCTATTCTCTCAGTTCTCTCAGACTTCTCTGGATGAAGTATTAGCAAATGATCTG AGATATAGCTCTGGAGAACGAGAGAACTCTAAAAGGAACATTCCTTCCTTAGCTCGGGTCAATCATACACGAGAAGAGAGTCAAATGCCAATCTCAAGAAATTCCACCAAAGTTATCCGGAAGTGGAGCGCCAATTCCTCATTAGATGGTGGAA GTCAGATGACAGAAGAACTTGAGCGCAGAATTGGATTGATGGAAGCTTCATTGAGCAGGTTTGGGATAGTAGTGGATTCTGTCCAGAGTGATGTCATGCAAgtaaacaaaagaacaaaagaattaTCCCTAGAAG TGGAAAGCATACAGCAGAAGTTGATGACCCAGGATAACTCACTGCAGCAAATG AGCAAAGGACAAGAAGATATCAAAGCTAGCCTTGATGGTTGTTTCAAATCTATATCTGAACAACTCGTTAAACACAAAAACGAGGACCAATTGCAGGAAGTCTTTTCAGCACTTTCAGCATTACCGGGGAAGGTAGAAGGACTAATGCTGAAGCTACAAGATCAGCTTCATAATACCTTCACCAAAGAAATGGAG GCAACACGATACATCCCGCAGGACCAAAAATCAGCAGCACGTGCTGTTCTTCCAGTGAAG GGTACCAGCATTTCTGCTATCCCACAAAGGAAAGCACAACAATTAGAAAG CATTTTGAAATATCAAAGTGTTGGCTTCAGTTCAGCTGCAAATTCAGCAGAGCGTCTGCAAACCAGTTTGGTACCAAAGACTGAACTAGGAGGGTGGACGTCAGTGAAGTCAGAAAAAACAACTTTTGCTCCTAATTTGCCAACTATGAAGCACAAGCAAAAAGATGTGTTATCAAACAGAAAG GTCAGGGTGGATGAAATAGAATGTCGACTTGTGATTGAGTCGGATGAGGAGATTGACAGTGGATTTCCTTGCTTGCTTGATGAGAGGGAGACAG ATAGGGGAAGCTCCATAACAGATGAAGTCAAGGTAGAGACTGCACGTATTCTAAGGAAAGCAAGGAAACGGAAGTGGAGGTCTTCCAAAACTATAGTTATTAATTG A
- the LOC115748526 gene encoding putative recombination initiation defects 3 isoform X3: MKMKINRACDLSSISVLPPHARRPTTLQAVGQASQLQTQQHSQQSFSQGLSSQHGLFSQFSQTSLDEVLANDLRYSSGERENSKRNIPSLARVNHTREESQMPISRNSTKVIRKWSANSSLDGGSQMTEELERRIGLMEASLSRFGIVVDSVQSDVMQVNKRTKELSLEVESIQQKLMTQDNSLQQMSKGQEDIKASLDGCFKSISEQLVKHKNEDQLQEVFSALSALPGKVEGLMLKLQDQLHNTFTKEMEATRYIPQDQKSAARAVLPVKGTSISAIPQRKAQQLESSAANSAERLQTSLVPKTELGGWTSVKSEKTTFAPNLPTMKHKQKDVLSNRKVRVDEIECRLVIESDEEIDSGFPCLLDERETDRGSSITDEVKVETARILRKARKRKWRSSKTIVIN; encoded by the exons atgaagatgaagatcaacCGAGCCTGCGACCTCAGCTCCATCTCCGTCCTCCCTCCTCACGCCAG GAGACCAACTACTCTACAAGCTGTAGGACAAGCATCACAGCTTCAAACGCAGCAACATTCGCAACAATCATTTTCTCAGGGACTTTCATCTCAGCATGGGCTATTCTCTCAGTTCTCTCAGACTTCTCTGGATGAAGTATTAGCAAATGATCTG AGATATAGCTCTGGAGAACGAGAGAACTCTAAAAGGAACATTCCTTCCTTAGCTCGGGTCAATCATACACGAGAAGAGAGTCAAATGCCAATCTCAAGAAATTCCACCAAAGTTATCCGGAAGTGGAGCGCCAATTCCTCATTAGATGGTGGAA GTCAGATGACAGAAGAACTTGAGCGCAGAATTGGATTGATGGAAGCTTCATTGAGCAGGTTTGGGATAGTAGTGGATTCTGTCCAGAGTGATGTCATGCAAgtaaacaaaagaacaaaagaattaTCCCTAGAAG TGGAAAGCATACAGCAGAAGTTGATGACCCAGGATAACTCACTGCAGCAAATG AGCAAAGGACAAGAAGATATCAAAGCTAGCCTTGATGGTTGTTTCAAATCTATATCTGAACAACTCGTTAAACACAAAAACGAGGACCAATTGCAGGAAGTCTTTTCAGCACTTTCAGCATTACCGGGGAAGGTAGAAGGACTAATGCTGAAGCTACAAGATCAGCTTCATAATACCTTCACCAAAGAAATGGAG GCAACACGATACATCCCGCAGGACCAAAAATCAGCAGCACGTGCTGTTCTTCCAGTGAAG GGTACCAGCATTTCTGCTATCCCACAAAGGAAAGCACAACAATTAGAAAG TTCAGCTGCAAATTCAGCAGAGCGTCTGCAAACCAGTTTGGTACCAAAGACTGAACTAGGAGGGTGGACGTCAGTGAAGTCAGAAAAAACAACTTTTGCTCCTAATTTGCCAACTATGAAGCACAAGCAAAAAGATGTGTTATCAAACAGAAAG GTCAGGGTGGATGAAATAGAATGTCGACTTGTGATTGAGTCGGATGAGGAGATTGACAGTGGATTTCCTTGCTTGCTTGATGAGAGGGAGACAG ATAGGGGAAGCTCCATAACAGATGAAGTCAAGGTAGAGACTGCACGTATTCTAAGGAAAGCAAGGAAACGGAAGTGGAGGTCTTCCAAAACTATAGTTATTAATTGA
- the LOC115748526 gene encoding putative recombination initiation defects 3 isoform X1 — protein sequence MKMKINRACDLSSISVLPPHARRPTTLQAVGQASQLQTQQHSQQSFSQGLSSQHGLFSQFSQTSLDEVLANDLRYSSGERENSKRNIPSLARVNHTREESQMPISRNSTKVIRKWSANSSLDGGSQMTEELERRIGLMEASLSRFGIVVDSVQSDVMQVNKRTKELSLEVESIQQKLMTQDNSLQQMSKGQEDIKASLDGCFKSISEQLVKHKNEDQLQEVFSALSALPGKVEGLMLKLQDQLHNTFTKEMEATRYIPQDQKSAARAVLPVKGTSISAIPQRKAQQLESILKYQSVGFSSAANSAERLQTSLVPKTELGGWTSVKSEKTTFAPNLPTMKHKQKDVLSNRKVRVDEIECRLVIESDEEIDSGFPCLLDERETDRGSSITDEVKVETARILRKARKRKWRSSKTIVIN from the exons atgaagatgaagatcaacCGAGCCTGCGACCTCAGCTCCATCTCCGTCCTCCCTCCTCACGCCAG GAGACCAACTACTCTACAAGCTGTAGGACAAGCATCACAGCTTCAAACGCAGCAACATTCGCAACAATCATTTTCTCAGGGACTTTCATCTCAGCATGGGCTATTCTCTCAGTTCTCTCAGACTTCTCTGGATGAAGTATTAGCAAATGATCTG AGATATAGCTCTGGAGAACGAGAGAACTCTAAAAGGAACATTCCTTCCTTAGCTCGGGTCAATCATACACGAGAAGAGAGTCAAATGCCAATCTCAAGAAATTCCACCAAAGTTATCCGGAAGTGGAGCGCCAATTCCTCATTAGATGGTGGAA GTCAGATGACAGAAGAACTTGAGCGCAGAATTGGATTGATGGAAGCTTCATTGAGCAGGTTTGGGATAGTAGTGGATTCTGTCCAGAGTGATGTCATGCAAgtaaacaaaagaacaaaagaattaTCCCTAGAAG TGGAAAGCATACAGCAGAAGTTGATGACCCAGGATAACTCACTGCAGCAAATG AGCAAAGGACAAGAAGATATCAAAGCTAGCCTTGATGGTTGTTTCAAATCTATATCTGAACAACTCGTTAAACACAAAAACGAGGACCAATTGCAGGAAGTCTTTTCAGCACTTTCAGCATTACCGGGGAAGGTAGAAGGACTAATGCTGAAGCTACAAGATCAGCTTCATAATACCTTCACCAAAGAAATGGAG GCAACACGATACATCCCGCAGGACCAAAAATCAGCAGCACGTGCTGTTCTTCCAGTGAAG GGTACCAGCATTTCTGCTATCCCACAAAGGAAAGCACAACAATTAGAAAG CATTTTGAAATATCAAAGTGTTGGCTTCAGTTCAGCTGCAAATTCAGCAGAGCGTCTGCAAACCAGTTTGGTACCAAAGACTGAACTAGGAGGGTGGACGTCAGTGAAGTCAGAAAAAACAACTTTTGCTCCTAATTTGCCAACTATGAAGCACAAGCAAAAAGATGTGTTATCAAACAGAAAG GTCAGGGTGGATGAAATAGAATGTCGACTTGTGATTGAGTCGGATGAGGAGATTGACAGTGGATTTCCTTGCTTGCTTGATGAGAGGGAGACAG ATAGGGGAAGCTCCATAACAGATGAAGTCAAGGTAGAGACTGCACGTATTCTAAGGAAAGCAAGGAAACGGAAGTGGAGGTCTTCCAAAACTATAGTTATTAATTGA